One segment of Paenibacillus sp. FSL R7-0337 DNA contains the following:
- the hemG gene encoding protoporphyrinogen oxidase: MTDSPRKVVIIGGGLSGLSAAFYIRKFYLEAAVEPQITLIEKDKVLGGKIETLHRDGFVIEKGPDSFLARKTAMVDLARELELDHELVSTNPNAKKTYILQRGKLHPMPAGLVLGIPTELKPFLKSGLVSFGGKMRAMMDFVLPPRRSAEDESLGDLIERRLGTEVLENMTEPLLAGIYAGDMRKISLQATFPQFGEVERQYGSLIRGMTTGRKPVETHTGTKKSAFLTFRQGLQSLVHALIHELQDVRQITGTGAKSIRVLGGAGSSGASRYEVELESGELLEADDIYVTVQNFAAAELLRPHVDVSALNAVNYVSVANVVLAFTRQDIVTEYDGSGFLVPRKEGRNITACTWTSTKWLHTSPDDKVLLRCYVGRSGDEQNVELPDDALAELVRKDLKEIMGITAAPLFTEITRLRSSMPQYPVGHPGRIAGLRSELAQKLPGVYAFGAGYDGIGMPDCIKQAKLTAETAAASLPKLPEPAGATI; this comes from the coding sequence ATGACAGATTCACCGCGCAAGGTGGTCATCATCGGCGGAGGCCTCAGCGGCCTCAGCGCCGCGTTCTATATCCGCAAGTTCTACCTTGAGGCGGCAGTAGAGCCGCAGATTACCTTAATCGAGAAGGACAAGGTCCTTGGCGGCAAAATCGAAACGTTGCACCGTGACGGCTTCGTGATTGAGAAGGGACCGGATTCCTTCCTGGCCCGCAAGACAGCTATGGTCGATCTGGCCAGGGAGCTGGAGTTGGACCACGAACTGGTAAGCACCAATCCGAACGCCAAGAAGACCTACATCCTGCAGCGGGGCAAGCTTCATCCGATGCCTGCCGGTCTTGTGCTGGGCATTCCGACAGAGCTGAAGCCCTTCCTGAAGAGCGGACTGGTCTCCTTCGGCGGCAAAATGCGGGCGATGATGGATTTCGTACTCCCGCCCCGCCGCAGCGCTGAGGATGAGTCGCTTGGCGATCTGATTGAGCGCCGTCTGGGTACAGAGGTGCTGGAGAATATGACGGAGCCGCTGCTGGCAGGAATCTATGCAGGCGATATGCGCAAGATCAGCCTTCAGGCGACCTTTCCGCAGTTCGGTGAGGTCGAGCGCCAGTACGGCAGCCTGATCCGTGGAATGACGACCGGCAGGAAGCCGGTGGAGACCCATACCGGGACGAAGAAAAGCGCCTTCCTCACCTTCCGTCAAGGGCTGCAAAGTCTCGTGCACGCGCTCATCCATGAGCTGCAGGATGTGCGGCAAATTACGGGGACAGGAGCGAAATCCATCCGTGTATTGGGAGGTGCCGGTTCTTCCGGCGCTTCCCGTTATGAGGTGGAGCTTGAGAGCGGTGAGCTGCTGGAAGCAGACGACATCTATGTTACGGTGCAGAACTTCGCAGCCGCAGAGCTGCTGCGTCCCCATGTGGATGTGTCGGCGCTGAATGCAGTGAACTATGTATCGGTAGCTAATGTTGTTCTGGCGTTCACCCGGCAAGATATCGTTACCGAATACGACGGATCGGGCTTCCTTGTTCCGCGTAAGGAAGGGCGGAACATTACCGCCTGCACCTGGACCTCTACCAAATGGCTGCATACCAGCCCTGATGATAAGGTCCTGTTGCGTTGTTACGTGGGACGGTCTGGGGATGAACAGAATGTGGAGCTGCCGGATGATGCGCTGGCGGAGCTGGTCCGCAAGGATTTGAAGGAAATCATGGGGATCACCGCAGCACCGCTGTTCACAGAGATCACCCGGCTGAGGTCGTCCATGCCGCAGTATCCGGTCGGCCATCCCGGCCGGATTGCCGGCCTGCGCAGCGAGCTGGCGCAGAAGCTGCCCGGCGTCTACGCCTTTGGTGCAGGCTATGACGGCATCGGGATGCCGGACTGCATCAAGCAGGCGAAGCTTACGGCTGAGACTGCCGCAGCCAGCCTCCCGAAGCTGCCGGAGCCGGCGGGAGCTACAATCTAA
- a CDS encoding CapA family protein yields the protein MYPPRSGNRQGKRRHSRRRRRRIWAWVNVALLLMITAALAYSFMDEKDPQGSAAPPAALVTSPSPEDAATAAAAPTEAVPTEEPPGTEATATAELAPEETPEASPEPTATAATITAAPTPRPADQATPTDAPKATTGSSSGRVAGLPENTSGGTVKLSFAGDIIFSGKAGALLEQKGYDYSYSALDGMFKKDDLTVVNLETPITARGVGAKNKQFVFKGPPKALDALKAAGVDAVNLANNHTLDQGEEGLLDTLKHLGERGIPHVGAGRNSQEAYSAQYFERNGIKIALLGFTRVMPVIEWKAEAGKPGLASVYDSAEALKAITAAKQKADVVVVVVHWGRERMEQYDKTQQVLGHSFIDAGADLVMGGHPHVLQGIEPYKGKWIAYSTGNFIFTRGSIPATWETAVFQAECSKQGQCALKLKPMDAELAQPVPMNDADGQLLLHRIQSISSGLIKVRNDGTVTQAVK from the coding sequence ATGTATCCGCCGAGATCAGGCAATAGACAAGGCAAGAGACGACATAGCAGGCGGCGGCGCAGAAGGATATGGGCTTGGGTCAATGTGGCGTTGCTGCTGATGATTACCGCTGCGCTCGCTTATTCATTCATGGACGAAAAGGACCCGCAGGGCTCTGCTGCTCCGCCAGCGGCGCTCGTTACCTCGCCTTCGCCGGAAGATGCTGCAACGGCGGCTGCTGCCCCTACGGAAGCCGTTCCTACAGAGGAACCGCCTGGGACAGAGGCTACAGCTACTGCTGAACTTGCTCCGGAGGAGACACCGGAGGCTTCTCCAGAACCTACGGCTACGGCGGCAACCATTACGGCAGCTCCTACCCCTAGACCAGCGGATCAGGCAACCCCTACGGATGCGCCGAAGGCCACAACGGGAAGCAGCAGCGGGCGGGTCGCAGGCTTGCCGGAGAACACCTCCGGCGGGACGGTGAAGCTGAGCTTTGCCGGAGATATCATCTTCAGCGGAAAAGCAGGCGCGCTGCTGGAGCAGAAGGGCTACGATTATTCCTACAGCGCGCTGGATGGAATGTTCAAGAAGGATGACCTCACGGTAGTCAATCTGGAAACTCCGATTACTGCACGCGGGGTCGGGGCCAAGAACAAGCAGTTTGTATTCAAGGGCCCGCCGAAAGCACTGGATGCGCTCAAGGCCGCCGGTGTGGATGCCGTCAATCTGGCTAACAACCACACGCTGGATCAGGGGGAGGAAGGTCTGCTGGACACCCTGAAGCATCTGGGCGAACGCGGAATCCCTCACGTGGGGGCAGGGCGGAATAGCCAGGAGGCCTATTCGGCACAGTATTTTGAGCGTAATGGAATTAAGATTGCCCTGCTGGGCTTCACACGGGTGATGCCGGTGATTGAATGGAAGGCGGAAGCGGGCAAGCCTGGCCTTGCCTCGGTGTATGACAGTGCGGAAGCGCTCAAGGCGATTACCGCAGCCAAGCAAAAGGCCGATGTCGTCGTTGTCGTCGTCCATTGGGGACGGGAGCGGATGGAGCAGTATGACAAGACCCAGCAGGTGCTCGGGCATAGCTTCATTGATGCCGGAGCGGATCTTGTGATGGGCGGCCATCCGCATGTGCTACAGGGAATTGAACCATATAAAGGCAAATGGATCGCCTACAGCACAGGCAACTTTATTTTCACACGCGGTTCTATCCCGGCTACTTGGGAGACGGCGGTATTCCAGGCGGAATGCAGCAAGCAGGGGCAATGCGCTCTTAAGCTGAAGCCGATGGATGCCGAGCTGGCGCAGCCGGTGCCGATGAATGATGCCGACGGGCAGCTGCTGCTGCACAGAATACAGTCTATTTCTTCCGGCCTTATCAAGGTCCGCAATGACGGCACTGTGACCCAAGCGGTGAAATAG
- a CDS encoding glycerophosphodiester phosphodiesterase family protein, with protein MKNMCVAHRGFSGKAPENTLAAVRMAIALPYVRWIEIDVQLTKDGVPVVIHDYSLDRTTNGHGKVKHMEYEHMRRLDAGSWKGRAFRGERVPSLEEVLALASGRLRLNIELKTVGEMYPGLAQAVIDLVNARGMREEVVLTSFDASVLRRIKELDARFHTGLIYDSRSGDPGGKLDELGCSFLSISFDRLSPVLAKSLIERGVQVMAWTLNKGKEMRRLSEIHSDIMICTNRPDIWGELFLKA; from the coding sequence ATGAAGAATATGTGTGTAGCCCACCGCGGTTTTTCCGGTAAAGCGCCTGAGAATACACTGGCTGCCGTACGGATGGCGATTGCGTTGCCTTATGTACGCTGGATAGAGATTGATGTGCAGCTGACGAAGGACGGGGTGCCTGTAGTCATCCATGATTATTCCCTGGACCGCACGACCAACGGACACGGCAAGGTGAAGCATATGGAGTATGAACACATGCGGCGGCTGGATGCAGGGAGCTGGAAGGGGCGCGCTTTTCGCGGAGAGCGGGTGCCTTCACTGGAAGAGGTGCTTGCTCTGGCGTCAGGCCGGCTGCGGCTGAATATTGAACTGAAGACGGTGGGGGAGATGTATCCCGGTCTTGCACAGGCGGTCATTGATCTGGTGAATGCCAGAGGAATGCGCGAGGAAGTGGTGCTGACCTCGTTCGATGCCAGTGTATTGCGGCGGATCAAGGAATTGGACGCGAGGTTTCATACGGGGCTTATCTATGACTCCAGATCCGGTGATCCTGGGGGTAAGCTAGATGAGCTGGGCTGTTCCTTCTTATCTATAAGCTTCGACCGGCTTAGCCCGGTTCTGGCCAAATCCCTGATTGAACGCGGGGTGCAGGTGATGGCCTGGACCTTGAACAAGGGCAAGGAAATGCGCCGTCTGTCGGAGATTCATTCCGATATTATGATCTGTACCAACCGTCCGGATATTTGGGGCGAACTCTTTTTGAAGGCTTGA
- a CDS encoding fumarylacetoacetate hydrolase family protein: MSSAINNVYCVGRNYQLHAEELGNKVPAEPLIFLKPSHAAVALDKAIIHLPKDAGLIHYEGELVLRIARDYVPGMSVQELVDVMALGLDFTLRDVHNDLQRKGLPWTAAKGFKNAAPLTPYMALPEEEELEATDFTVRKNGIEVQRGNVKNMIFSLQKIVDFIAARYGLGKDDIIFTGTPAGVGPVVAGDSFELFWGDTLMGTCLIG, from the coding sequence ATGAGCAGTGCGATCAATAATGTATACTGTGTAGGACGTAACTATCAATTACATGCGGAGGAGCTAGGCAACAAGGTGCCTGCTGAGCCGCTGATCTTCCTGAAGCCGTCTCATGCTGCTGTGGCCCTGGATAAAGCGATCATCCATCTGCCCAAGGACGCCGGACTGATTCATTATGAGGGTGAGCTGGTGCTGCGAATTGCACGTGATTACGTGCCGGGGATGAGTGTGCAGGAGCTGGTGGATGTGATGGCGCTGGGCCTCGATTTCACGCTCCGTGATGTGCATAATGATCTGCAGCGCAAGGGTCTGCCGTGGACTGCTGCCAAGGGCTTCAAGAACGCGGCTCCGCTGACCCCTTACATGGCATTGCCCGAGGAAGAGGAACTGGAGGCCACTGACTTCACCGTCCGCAAGAACGGAATTGAGGTTCAGCGCGGGAACGTGAAGAACATGATTTTTTCCCTGCAAAAAATCGTTGACTTCATCGCCGCCCGCTACGGTCTGGGCAAAGATGATATTATCTTCACCGGAACCCCCGCCGGGGTAGGTCCGGTAGTGGCGGGCGATTCGTTCGAGCTGTTCTGGGGCGACACCCTCATGGGCACCTGCCTGATCGGTTAA
- a CDS encoding DUF92 domain-containing protein, protein MQWLIGACGALLVAGAAYWKQSLSFSGMVAAVVMGTIYFGAGNLFWFGILLVFFISSTLLSKLHHENKAELEATYDKTGRRDAGQVFANGGLGMLAVLLNAIYPLELWSFLFIGVMATVTSDTWATEIGTLARKPPRSVLTGKVLQAGTSGGVSLPGTLAAAAGGALIGAASWVLRAASGMTPHAFWLLVLAGLLGGLAGAFADSLLGATVQRMNRCTVCGREVEASKHCGKPTVYARGWRWMDNDTVNAVSSIIGGGVALLVSYISYIG, encoded by the coding sequence CTGCAATGGCTGATCGGGGCCTGCGGTGCGCTGCTGGTTGCCGGGGCCGCCTACTGGAAGCAGTCGCTTAGCTTCTCAGGGATGGTGGCGGCAGTGGTGATGGGGACGATCTATTTCGGTGCAGGGAATCTGTTCTGGTTCGGTATCCTGCTCGTGTTCTTCATCTCCTCCACGCTGCTGTCGAAGCTGCATCATGAGAATAAGGCAGAGCTGGAGGCCACGTATGATAAAACTGGACGCCGCGACGCGGGCCAGGTCTTCGCCAACGGCGGACTCGGAATGCTGGCCGTTCTACTGAACGCGATCTATCCGCTGGAGCTCTGGAGCTTCCTATTCATCGGGGTGATGGCTACCGTGACCTCGGATACATGGGCGACAGAGATCGGCACGCTGGCCCGGAAGCCTCCCCGGTCGGTGCTGACCGGTAAGGTGCTCCAGGCAGGCACCTCCGGCGGCGTATCCCTGCCCGGGACGCTGGCTGCAGCGGCGGGAGGGGCGCTCATCGGCGCAGCCTCCTGGGTGCTGCGGGCGGCCTCCGGCATGACGCCCCATGCCTTCTGGCTGCTGGTGCTGGCCGGACTCCTGGGCGGGCTTGCGGGAGCTTTTGCCGACTCGCTCTTGGGTGCTACTGTGCAACGGATGAACCGCTGCACGGTCTGCGGCCGCGAGGTCGAAGCCTCTAAGCACTGCGGGAAGCCTACGGTATACGCCCGGGGCTGGCGCTGGATGGACAATGATACTGTAAATGCTGTAAGTTCTATAATAGGCGGTGGTGTAGCGCTGCTGGTCAGTTATATAAGTTACATAGGATAA
- a CDS encoding TetR/AcrR family transcriptional regulator, producing MSSASVDKHAAILDAAYELFGSGGFYETKMSEVAERAGIAKGTVYLYFKSKEELFMAVTRRDCDGFLEQLEGKLRTRSTLTDKLSVIAEHHLFYYYERKQHTKLFFRAPNNNPELVAYMAQFMEAYMQAVVKVLLEGGATEPELMAQSYIGILDRLKMDILFDPEFAEADADKRAKFAARLFITGALGSLDSALGDFPAEAES from the coding sequence TTGAGCAGTGCATCCGTAGACAAACATGCAGCTATTCTGGATGCCGCTTATGAGCTTTTCGGTTCAGGCGGCTTTTATGAGACGAAGATGTCGGAAGTGGCCGAACGTGCTGGCATTGCCAAGGGTACGGTTTATTTATATTTTAAAAGCAAAGAGGAGCTCTTCATGGCGGTTACCCGCCGCGATTGCGATGGCTTCCTTGAGCAGCTTGAGGGCAAGCTGAGGACCCGCTCCACATTGACAGACAAGCTCTCCGTTATTGCGGAGCATCATCTGTTCTATTACTATGAGCGCAAGCAGCATACGAAGCTGTTCTTCCGTGCGCCTAACAATAACCCTGAGCTGGTGGCTTATATGGCACAGTTCATGGAAGCCTATATGCAGGCTGTGGTGAAAGTGCTGCTGGAAGGCGGGGCTACCGAGCCCGAGCTGATGGCGCAGTCGTATATCGGGATTCTGGACCGTCTGAAGATGGACATCCTGTTCGACCCTGAGTTTGCCGAGGCAGATGCGGATAAGCGCGCAAAGTTTGCGGCGAGGCTCTTTATCACCGGGGCACTGGGCAGCTTGGATTCGGCGCTGGGGGACTTCCCTGCTGAAGCTGAATCCTAA
- a CDS encoding ABC-F family ATP-binding cassette domain-containing protein, with amino-acid sequence MNIMTVEHLSKSYGEKTLFRDASFGMDDRDKIGVIGVNGTGKSTFLKIIAGLDTADAGQISIGNDVRVQFLAQNPPYEPGNTVLQQVFAGEDPELATMREYMEVMSLLEQNPGDSGLESRLVRIGQAIDAAGTWQLESEAKTVLTKLGITQFDARMESLSGGQRKRVALAAALITPSELLILDEPTNHIDTDSVAWLEQYLQKRRGALLMVTHDRYFLERVASVMLELDGGNLYRYEANYSRFLELKADREEREASAEQKRKNLLRTELAWIRRGAKARSTKQKARIDRFEKLKESTGGASASAMDISVASTRLGRKIIEIQDLTKSLDGRTLIKDLNYIAVPQDRVGIVGKNGSGKSTLLNLIAGKLTPDSGEVQLGTTVKLGYFTQEHQDMDLSLRAIEYVKEEAEIIKTADGSVITAGQMLERFLFPPAMQWTPISKLSGGEKRRLYLLRVLMGAPNVLLLDEPTNDLDIGTLAVLEDYLDEFPGVVFTVSHDRYFLDRTVDKLIAFEDGGIRLHVGDYSEYEEWLAKNVPSGSGNSGKAEGGSGRSASGAGAAAEQGGNAQAGSAPREKLKFTFKEQREYEGIDEAIEQAEQHLTDLSAQMEAAFADSGRLQELVEKQRQAEAELERLMERWTYLNELAEKIAGK; translated from the coding sequence ATGAATATTATGACGGTGGAACACCTCTCCAAGAGCTACGGGGAGAAAACCCTGTTCCGTGATGCCTCCTTTGGCATGGACGACAGGGATAAGATAGGCGTAATTGGCGTCAACGGCACGGGAAAATCAACCTTTCTGAAGATTATCGCCGGGCTCGATACAGCAGATGCAGGGCAGATAAGTATCGGCAATGATGTGCGGGTGCAGTTCCTGGCACAGAATCCGCCATATGAGCCTGGAAATACGGTCTTGCAGCAGGTATTTGCCGGAGAAGACCCGGAGCTTGCGACGATGCGGGAATATATGGAGGTTATGTCTCTTCTGGAGCAGAATCCGGGAGATTCAGGGCTGGAGAGCAGGCTTGTCCGGATTGGGCAGGCCATCGACGCCGCCGGCACTTGGCAGCTGGAGAGTGAGGCTAAGACGGTCCTTACGAAGCTGGGCATTACCCAATTCGATGCCCGGATGGAGAGCCTGTCCGGCGGACAGCGCAAGCGTGTCGCGCTGGCTGCGGCGCTGATTACGCCGTCGGAGCTGCTGATTCTAGATGAGCCTACCAACCATATTGACACGGATTCCGTAGCCTGGCTGGAGCAGTATCTGCAGAAGCGGCGCGGGGCGCTGCTGATGGTAACGCATGACCGTTATTTCCTGGAACGGGTAGCCAGTGTAATGCTGGAGCTGGACGGCGGGAATCTGTACCGGTATGAAGCGAACTATTCGCGGTTCCTGGAGCTGAAGGCAGACCGTGAGGAACGGGAGGCTTCGGCCGAGCAGAAGCGCAAGAATCTGCTGCGCACCGAGCTGGCCTGGATTCGCCGCGGGGCTAAGGCCCGCTCCACGAAGCAGAAGGCGCGGATCGACCGCTTCGAGAAGCTCAAGGAGAGCACGGGAGGCGCATCGGCGTCAGCTATGGATATCTCCGTAGCCTCTACAAGACTTGGCCGCAAAATCATTGAGATTCAGGATCTCACCAAATCGCTGGACGGCCGGACCTTAATTAAGGATCTGAATTATATTGCTGTGCCGCAGGACCGCGTGGGGATTGTCGGCAAGAACGGCAGCGGCAAGTCTACGCTGCTTAACCTGATTGCCGGTAAGCTTACACCAGACAGCGGCGAGGTACAGCTTGGGACGACCGTGAAGCTGGGCTATTTCACCCAGGAGCATCAGGACATGGATCTCAGCCTGCGGGCGATCGAGTATGTGAAGGAAGAAGCCGAGATCATCAAGACCGCAGACGGTAGTGTCATCACCGCCGGGCAAATGCTAGAGCGCTTCCTGTTTCCGCCCGCGATGCAGTGGACGCCAATCTCTAAGCTATCCGGCGGCGAGAAAAGACGGCTCTACCTGCTGCGTGTCCTTATGGGAGCCCCGAACGTGCTGCTGCTCGATGAGCCGACGAATGATCTGGATATCGGCACACTTGCTGTGCTGGAGGATTACCTTGATGAATTCCCTGGTGTAGTCTTCACCGTATCGCATGACCGCTACTTCCTGGACCGTACTGTGGATAAGCTGATTGCCTTTGAGGATGGGGGAATCCGCCTGCATGTCGGCGACTATAGCGAATATGAAGAGTGGCTGGCGAAGAACGTCCCTTCCGGCAGCGGGAACTCCGGCAAGGCAGAAGGCGGCTCCGGCCGCAGCGCCAGCGGGGCTGGTGCCGCTGCTGAGCAGGGCGGGAATGCACAGGCCGGGTCAGCGCCGCGCGAGAAGCTGAAATTCACCTTCAAGGAGCAGCGCGAGTACGAGGGCATCGACGAGGCCATTGAACAGGCGGAGCAGCATCTGACAGACCTCTCGGCACAGATGGAAGCGGCCTTTGCCGACTCCGGCAGACTCCAGGAGCTGGTGGAGAAGCAGCGGCAGGCCGAGGCAGAGCTGGAGCGCCTGATGGAGCGCTGGACGTATCTGAATGAATTGGCGGAGAAGATCGCGGGTAAGTAG
- a CDS encoding tetratricopeptide repeat protein — MTATHSIDAAVQLRSSGRAEEARTMLLELLSADGSNAELHYQLAWTHDVLGLEREAVSYYEQSLALGLPDAEQKAGAMLGLGSTYRTLGQYTESRTLLEQGALEFPQRAEFKAFLAMTLHNLGAHTEAMELLLTLLADTSNDPGIQDYRKAIKYYADKLEQVWP, encoded by the coding sequence ATGACTGCGACTCATTCGATAGATGCTGCCGTGCAACTCCGGTCCTCTGGCCGGGCAGAAGAAGCAAGGACCATGCTGCTAGAGCTGCTGTCAGCAGACGGGAGCAATGCCGAGCTGCATTATCAGCTGGCGTGGACGCATGATGTGCTGGGCTTGGAACGCGAGGCGGTATCCTATTACGAGCAGAGTCTTGCCCTGGGGCTTCCAGATGCGGAGCAGAAGGCAGGCGCGATGCTGGGCCTGGGCAGCACGTACCGGACGCTGGGGCAGTATACAGAGTCCCGTACGCTGCTGGAGCAGGGTGCGCTTGAATTCCCGCAGCGTGCGGAATTCAAGGCTTTTCTAGCCATGACGCTGCATAATCTCGGTGCACACACCGAAGCCATGGAACTGCTGCTTACCCTGCTTGCGGATACATCCAATGATCCCGGTATCCAGGATTACCGCAAGGCTATTAAGTATTATGCGGACAAGCTGGAGCAGGTATGGCCTTAA
- a CDS encoding M42 family metallopeptidase, which yields MLNIQPNEEYILNLLKKLLDTPSPSGFTAQVMALVAEEAAALGIPLTWNEKGGAMLSVPGLDPSRTIGISAHVDTLGAMVRSIKSNGTLRLTSVGGFSMNSIENEYCIIHTRSGLTYTGTILTSHPSVHVYADARDFKRAEENMEIRIDELVSTKDDVLKLGISVGDFISFDARAVLTPSGYIKSRHLDDKASVAALFGLLESIRREGWKPLHNLSLLISNYEEVGHGAAWIPGEINEMIAVDMGAMGDDLSCKETDVSICAKDSSGPYDYAMTSRMIELANGLAIPFAVDIYPQYGSDASAALRGGNNIRAALIGPGVHASHSMERTHKQAVLNTAKLLAAYVGAN from the coding sequence TTGCTTAACATCCAGCCCAATGAAGAATATATCCTGAATCTGCTCAAAAAACTGCTCGACACCCCAAGCCCCAGCGGCTTCACCGCCCAGGTGATGGCTCTGGTGGCCGAAGAAGCGGCAGCGCTGGGTATTCCGCTTACTTGGAATGAAAAAGGCGGCGCGATGCTGAGTGTACCCGGACTTGATCCTTCGCGCACGATCGGCATCAGCGCCCATGTGGATACGCTCGGTGCCATGGTCCGCTCCATTAAGTCTAATGGTACCCTCCGTTTAACCTCTGTAGGCGGATTCAGTATGAACAGCATTGAGAATGAATATTGCATCATCCATACCCGCAGCGGTTTAACTTATACCGGTACAATCCTGACCAGTCATCCATCTGTGCATGTATATGCTGATGCCCGTGATTTCAAGCGTGCGGAAGAGAACATGGAGATCCGGATTGATGAGCTGGTCTCCACCAAGGATGATGTGCTGAAGCTGGGGATTTCGGTCGGTGATTTTATTTCGTTCGATGCAAGGGCGGTGCTTACCCCCAGCGGATATATCAAATCCCGTCATTTGGACGACAAAGCCAGCGTAGCTGCCTTATTCGGGCTGCTGGAGAGCATCCGGCGCGAAGGCTGGAAGCCGCTTCATAACCTGTCCCTGCTCATCTCCAACTATGAAGAGGTTGGTCATGGTGCTGCCTGGATTCCGGGTGAGATCAATGAGATGATCGCTGTGGACATGGGCGCGATGGGCGATGACCTAAGCTGCAAGGAGACCGATGTCTCCATCTGTGCCAAGGACTCCTCCGGCCCTTATGACTATGCCATGACCAGCCGCATGATCGAGCTGGCGAACGGTCTGGCTATACCCTTCGCGGTCGATATCTATCCGCAATACGGCTCCGATGCCTCTGCTGCGCTGCGTGGCGGAAATAACATCCGGGCCGCACTGATCGGACCGGGCGTACACGCCTCCCACTCCATGGAACGTACCCACAAGCAAGCTGTGCTGAATACGGCTAAGCTGCTGGCGGCTTATGTTGGGGCGAACTGA
- a CDS encoding lipopolysaccharide assembly protein LapA domain-containing protein, with the protein MKFQWSLILGLFFALLTAVFAVMNVDTVPVNFGFDVVSIPLILVILGCALIGGVVVGSYGIFRQYKLQKQIKSLNAELAKLRDAGSINMEPIPAESAPFTPEGSSQL; encoded by the coding sequence ATGAAATTTCAATGGTCACTTATATTAGGTTTATTTTTTGCACTGCTAACAGCTGTATTCGCAGTAATGAATGTCGATACGGTTCCGGTGAATTTCGGCTTTGACGTGGTCAGCATCCCGCTAATTCTCGTCATCCTTGGCTGTGCGCTGATTGGCGGTGTGGTGGTGGGTTCGTACGGGATTTTCCGCCAGTATAAGCTGCAGAAGCAGATCAAGAGCCTGAATGCCGAGCTTGCTAAGCTGCGTGACGCGGGAAGTATTAATATGGAGCCTATCCCTGCTGAGAGTGCCCCTTTTACTCCAGAAGGATCATCCCAGCTGTAA